ATCACAAGAGGATCTCCTGCACTGACAGGGATTGAGCAAACTATTTGAAAACATCAAATCTGAAGAAGAGTTAATGTTAGTTTTAATGAAAAGTGAGCTCCTGCAACATTTGTACATTTGCAGACTTTTACAGAAAGTCTGTCATCAATATCTTCTAACTCCTCATTTGCACTCTAACAGGTGTCTGTTTAGAGGGACTCTGCAGAGCTGAGCCGATGGTTGAGGATTATTAATCTTGCACCCTGACCTCCACGGCTGCTTGTGACACAGAATGTCAAACAGTCAGAGCAAAGAGCAAAGCCAAATCCCCCTTATGTCACCTGAGATGAGCAGACCACTAAAAAAGCTTTTAATCTTCTTAGAGGCGTCGCATATCGATCCTGTTCGCTGGAAGAAGCTCACTAATCACAGTATGTGTGTGGtaactaacagacaaaacagaatATTAGCCCATCATCTACCCCACTGGCCTTTAGTAATATAACGCTGTGTTGAAACCTTAACCCAACAGTGACGTAATACCTTTTTGCCAGGTCATCATGACTAACCCGGTTTACTGAAAGCAGCAGAAGGAAACCAGATACTTCCTTGTCAACAATCTCCTTTTTGTCCTCTTACCGATCAGAGTGACAGGTGTGCCGTATTCCAGGGCGGAAATGGCCGTCCACTTCCCTGTTCCTTTCTGCCCGGCACTGTCGCGGATCTTGGGCAGCAGAGGTGTGCCATCAGTGTCCCTGTATTTGAGGATGTTGGCCGTGATCTCGATCAGGAAGGAGTCCAACTCTGTCTTGTTCCAGCTGTTGAAAGCCTAAGACCGTGTGAAAAAATTATGGAATCAATTCCACcgttttttatttaacaattgATTTTACACAGCTGATACATTGTGAAGGTTACATCGTACAGTGATAACAAACTCACCTCTGCCATCTCATCATGGTTCATACCCAGAACATCCTTCATCAGATGATAGGCCTCACAAATCAGCTGCATGTCACCGTACTCGATGCCATTATGGACCATTTTCACAAAATGACCTGCACCGTCATCTCCAACCTGCAGAAGCAAGCCAGTCAGAACTGTTTTTGTGAGTTGACCACATGGAAATAGCTGCTCCACATTCTTACAACTCTAGTTAGTAACAAGCATTATGCACTTTTCCACTCACCCAGTCACAACAAGGCTCCCCTGTTCCAACCTTGGCAGCGATGCTCTGGAAGATGTCTTTTATGTGTGGccttaaaacaaaagcagaggTTAGTGTTAAAATTGATTAACCTACACACAGAAATGGCTGAATAATGGATGTTTTGTcatgtttaatatgttttaaaCTTTAAGACAGAGTTTGTGATGACTGACCAGGCCTCTTTATGTCCTCCTGGCATGAGGGAGGGTCCATAACGTGCCCCTTCCTCTCCACCACTGACTCCACTACCGACAAACAGCAAGTCCTTCTCTTTCAGACTCTTACACCGCCGCTGTATGACAGAGAAAATCAAATAATATGAGCATATCTTCTGTTAGTTAtcaacattttctgaaatgcAGTGATCGACATCTGCTTACTGTAGTGTCCGTGTATTCAGAGTTGCCACCGTCGATGATGATATCGCCTGCCTCGAGAAGAGGAACCTGAAGATGATCAAATGTAGCTTAAAGTAAATCATTTGAACTCAGCATGacgaaataaaaacaacttttaacaCAAACTACTGACCAGTTTGTCGATAAAGTCATCCACAGCCTGTCCTGCCTTGACCAGCAGGATGATCCTCCTGGGCGTCTTCAGCTTGGACACCATGTCCTCCAGAGACTCGGCTCCGATCACCTTGGAGCCTTTGGCCTCGTTCTTCAGGAAGTCGTGCACCTTGGACACGGTTCGGTTGTAGGCGCAGACCTGTACGACAGGTTTGGTGATGAATACCGagtgaaataaaagcagagagTGGAATAAGCCTGACTGGCAGAGGTTGTGGGAATAAACCATAATGGAAAAAGTACTAAAATCCTTTAATTGTTATTACTAATGCGCCACCATACATGTCCTAACAAGTTATATAACATTGTACTGATCAATCTGAGAGGTTGTGAGCTGATCAATGAAAAGacgagaaaagaaaataaagaaccaATTCACTTAAATTCTTGGACTTTGCAATAGAACTGAGAATATTTGGATAATTTGACCTTAACCAGCAAAGTATCTAGTTACTTCATATAACTGTCCAATAGATGCAGTGGATTCAAAAGTACAGTACTTCCCTCTGACATGCACAGCAGCAGAAGTGGCATGGAATGGAAATACTTCAGCAAAGTACATCTGTACGGGAGTAACTTGAGTGTAGTAACTGTAATAAACACACGAAGTCATCATCTTACCACAAAGCCGTGATCGTTCATGTTCATGATGATGTTCTGGCCCATGACAGCCAGACCGATCAGTGCGATGTCAGCTCTGTGAACACAAGAGACATGGAAACCAGATTCACTGCCAGGCTGTGATGAGCATCAGGTCTCAGACTATCGACTGACCGACAACTCTCCCCAGGTTAGGAAACCATTGAAACTCATAGTAATGTTTATAtctaatgtatttttacagcaAGGAAAAGAAATCTGTTCCTCGTTAAAACGTCACGTTACAATTCACGTCACATTCATTTCTACTGAGCACTGAAGCTGCTCGGctagctaacaagctaacaacTACtcggtaaaataaaataaagacgATAAACTCCGCGGTTATCGAAGCTAGAAGATGAGCTCCAGCCCCTGCAGCTCCCCCCCAgcggagagaaacacacagtccTTACTCAGCCATGTTGCTCTGCGGGTAAAGTCTCCGTGAAGTTCGTCAAAGTGTCCGAATGACAGTGGAGCTCACGCGCTGATCCACCTCAGCTGctcacttcctccttctctgACGGGGGCGAGGACACAGGCCGACACGCCCACCGGGGAGGATCCACCAATCACAGGACGTTCGGTCAACTGAAGCGATGCTTGGCGCGAGCTGTGATTGGCCCAGAAACCTGAGCAGAGGTCTCTGTCCTCCCATTGGTCGCTTCGGCTGTCACTCGTAATACGTCAGCGCACACCCACATTTGAACAGTTGCTATTTCAGAACTTTAATAATCGATACGTTTGATAAAGGTGTTATCAGGAAAGTGTATTTACTCTAGTGCTGTACTGTAGCATGATTCTGAGCTACCTGTACTTTCTGTACttcatttctgctgctctgtgcaaCTACTACAGCACAATGAgcaatattataaatatatataaaatatttgacAATAACAATATATCCACCAATTACTTTTCAGAtcaatattttactttaaaaatatatgtataaccAGGGCTACCAACTACAGCTGTtgatctgctgattatttttgtgtttaattgttAAGTTTATTAAACAACAAAGAATATTTAGCATTAGCAGAAGCACATCTGATGTCTCTTATGTCTCTAATGacatgtgacagagaagaagcaGCCAACGCTCTCATCTTAGAGGCTGGGATCAGAATATTTGTTTCACTGAAAACCTACTAAAAGgattaatatacattatctaAATAGTCAAAAACTAAATGTTCTGTCAATTGATAACTCAATTACTCAGATAATTGTATTTCTGAATATTAAactttctttaattaaaaaaaaaaatttttttagACTAATAGACACAATAAAGAATTTAAGATCCACCATTGAAATGTTCAGTTGTATATCTTAACCagaattttgtttaaaaaatgtccatGCATGGGGTTAGTAAAGTAGATGTTTATTAATTAAGACGATTAAGactttctttttaaactgtttaaatacaCAACTATAGAATTACACCCAGGGTACTATAATATAGAAAAAACGTCCATTCTAATGGTTGAAGATGGATTGAAAGACATGCAGGCAAAGTGGACATCAGCCCTAAGGCTCAGGTTATTTCGGTTTTGTGCTGAAAGGTAATACTCAACAgatctgcttttatttccattaCCTCACACAGATCTGAGGTCAATCAGGACAGACAAACCAGCAGCTAACTTTAGCCCCTTATTAATAATCTTACAAGTATAACATGAAGATATTCACAAATAGTTTTTAGTGCTTATTTATGCATTGTgaagtttttttaattgactAGATGCATTAAAAAGCCCAATACCAAATAATCTTTTCTATTAGTGATATTCAATTCATACTGAGAGTCCTAGTCTTATTTCTATACAGTATGAGGCTTCACACTATTCATAAACTCtatgtaaacattttattaagTCAGATATTACACTATGGCCAATAGACTGAACTCTGGGTTTCACCTCTGAATCTAATTTCTGCCAGGAAAGAAGAATTTACGTAAAGTTAGGtatgatgcaaataaaaattAAACTTGTAAAATTAAATTTTGAGATACTAAGATCCCAAACTTTTACTTACTAAGTTCAAAAAGATTTTCtgtcaaaattaaaagaaagcaAGGTCTGATTCCTAATTATGAGATAAATGTCGGTGACTTTCTAAATGAAACTGGAGCTGTAATATTAGTAAGAAAGTTTATCATCATCAAgctaaacattttttaaactaaaagTTTTGATATCAACATTACAATTTACTGTCTCATAATTTTGACTTGATATGTTATAGTTAAGTTTgattgtagttttattttctcattgcAAACATTTGTGACAGAACTGAGCTTCAGTATCAGGTCGATGTTGATGAACACGTGAAAGCTTGGGAgctcaaagaggagagaggaccaACAGGCAGCGTTCTGCTAATGCACAGTTTGCACTTTTATTGTTGCCTCATTCACAAAACAGTTCAATGGTGTTAGGTTACCATACACAGAATTAGGATATCTGCATGACACATCTATGCTATACAGCGAATGGATTATAATTATTACAAATACAGtcaacatatttacattttaattcaagCTCCATACAACAcagatatttacaaaataagtaTGAAAATGAAACCGGTCTGACAAATAATGTACAGTGTTGACGTCACtgtttgttggtgtttgttttttctcgtCTTCTTGTAGTGAACAAAGCCAAAGGGAACGCAGTTATTTAACTGATATTAATTGTCAGAGGggaagatggaaaaaaaaatatatatcatggCTAGTTTTGTTTGAAAGGCATCAAcggaaaataaaaagtgttgaGGTGGAGAAAGACACCAGCACACACAATAGTATACTGTCATTTTAGATGTCACTACAGCTACCTTTGTATTATATTCCCTGATattagaaaaacataaaaatgagATAAAAACCAACTTTTATCTTTGTTAGGATTCAGGCGGCTGGCTAGCGTGAGCAGTGAGTAAATATTCTTCAAATCAAAACTCAGACTTTCACTCAAACCACTTTCTAATCAAGAGGAAGCACTAATGTAACTCGGCCCCGCTGACGGGGACGCAGCGAGTTACATCTtagttctcttttttttttcttttctttaaaagatggagaaaaaagtACATTCAACTCTCCCCCACTTCAGGCTGGAAGAGGCTGCCACAACATCATCCTCTGGTTCATTCTGAGTTAACTAAACCGTGCAGACTCTGTTTGAtcagtttttattcatatgTGCAAAGAGCTGCAAACTAATATGTACATTgcaaacaataaatacacaatccCAAAATAATATACCTCtgtgaatgaaagtgaaaatgtttgcTCCGACATGTTTTCACCTCGATATGCATCACAAACATTGAGGGTCTGGAGGTTAACGTGAGGTGCGTTGCATTCTGATCAGAGAACAGAACGTTTCTGAGTCCGATTTCTTTATGTGGGTTcttaaacagacagaaaatacTTTCTCAGAAACAGTCCAacaggatttagtttttctgacCAGCAGGTTGTCTGACCTGACGGCAGCTTTCCATTTCTGAGGTGaatgttttcagtctttttacATCAGCTGCATCACTGATAATTCCCCTAAAACTTGTAACAGGCAACAGGTTCCTCTGTTTCAATACATTTGGCCATGTTCCTTTCATACGATACAGACGGCAAACTGCCGGTTGGCTGGCCGGAGTTTATCAACGCCCATGTACCCATCACTCTTCAAGCGTTTGTTGAGACAGAGGCACCAAAAATTTCATAACGTATCATCTGTGCGACGATGTACAGAGCAAATATTTTCATAAAGAATATCAGAAATAAAACCTTTGAGTCAATGTCGTCCCTTTAACatctcttctttcatttctgtctAGTAAACCCTTTGGAAAGCAGCTATCCAGTGTAGCCTTGATATGTGCTCTTCTCAGTGTTCCTGATACTCTGGTCTCAACACGCGGGATCTGCCCTCTTCTTGCTATAGATACGTGTTAATGTGCAAAATAAGGTTCAACAAACATGATCCTTGGttaaaaattaagaaataaatgCCCTCTGTAACATTTCATATAAAACACCGCTATGGAATGGTTAAAAGcataatagaaaaaaaatgttaataataaacaaaaataatggaATGTCAACCCAGTGAAGGTTAGATGTGTTAAGAGGTTTCAATTTAAGaacacaaatagaaaataaacatgtgatgAGCTGCGGTGGCTCTGAACAGTAAGTACTTGACCCTACAGAGGATTCAGCCGACACTGGGGTGACAGTGAGGGGAGTCATGGGGTCGACTGGATCGTTATCTGTCCTGCAGGCTGTACGCTCGCAGCTTCGTCCACTAACCACTGTGGTCAAGGCTAAAGCACCGCAACTTCACTCTCCTTCTCACTTCTTCCCACCGCTTCATCGCGTTTTGGTTTTGTCTTCGGCGTCACATGTTTGTgaaggtgaaataaaatgttgagaCTCTCTTGAGGTCTGAGGCTAAACAGTGTAAGAAAAACTGCCTGGAGCTCGGGGAGCTGAGAGGAATGCCCTAAATGAGAGTTAACTACTGTGCTGATCCCAGAACAGACTGTATGTACAAATGATATTCTCTCTTCAGAGCACtgctcatcttcttcctcctcttactCCTCAGGGAAAACCCTGTGTTCATTTTAGATGAAATCGCAAAGAAAAGGGACAGGGACTAATATCTACTCCTGTTTGAACAATCCGTCGTCGTGTTTCCACTGTGGAGATACAAATTCAATTTGAATGCGTGTATTTCTGATGTCGACACAAATGCATGATTGTAAATAATTAGTCACGGACGGGGGGTGTATGTACACAGACTGAGGAGTGGGATCTAAACATCACATGGATGACGGTGGAAATCCGGTGCAGCCCTCATGTTTCACAGAGTCCTTGACAGGTTTTCTTCCACATTTAGATTCTGACGGCTGTTTAGGAGGCAGTACAGGGGGAAGCTGGAGACTAGTTTAGGAAGAGACCTGGTGCAGATCTCataaagaggaggaaaagaaatccTATGAATTCATTAGCAGCAATGGTTCTTAAAAGTCGCCCTGCCTTCAGTAGCAGAGCGTGAACTGATACTTCATTAGGAGATACTTCTATATTTTCCCTTCATGGTTTTAATTGTAATCATCTGATATCACTTTTTTGGAGCAAACCTGTCCATCCCCTGAGGACTGCTGCAGTTATCATGTGGGCatattaatgaaaaaaaggaacaaaactCTTCTAGGGAGACAAATAACACTGATAGagacgattttttttttttttacagatgatTGGCAAACTGAAAAGTTGTGGCCAGAAAGAGCATTTTCTGAAGAATCGTGCACACACAAGTAGACTATTACAACATGCTACTAGTTAGGGAGTTGGGGGAATGACAACAAAGCGGAACAAAAATCAGACCCGAACATCGTCATCGAAACCAAAAAACACGGAAAAGCTGAGGAGGAGgtaaagggaggagagaaattGAGAGGAGTTGGCAGAGGGTTGTTGGAGGGCGAGAGGAGGCAAATTCCTCTGCAACTGAAACGTTTAGTCGCATGAAAGGAGACTTAAGCCACAAGTCTACTTACAAGAGAAAACCGTCAAGAATCACAATGATTAATAAGTGTTAACACTTGGTATGTTCAAAGGCTGTTCAGAAAGAACGGTAGCCGTGGTTTCCTGTGTGCCAgtcgactcacttcagttctTGATCAGGCCGCTGCGCCTCCTCGACAGTTTAGATCTGTGGAAACGACAGGATTTCATGATCAGAACATAACTTCTGAAGGACGTAGAGCTGCTTCTTGTTAAGTGCAGTATGAGGAGAGCGTGTATTTACCTTATCGTCCCTGCTAGCAGAGGATTAAAAGCGTAGAGCCAGTCGTTCATGTCTTTCTCGTTGTTGGCCTGCAGCAggattcctctgtgttttgtgcACACGGCAAACGTGTTTGGAgtctgaaaaggaaaagaaatataTTTGCAATTTTGCACTTCTTAAGGGTCAAATAAAGTGCATGAAGGAGTTTTAATCTTGCTGTTCAGCTCTtggtttttcacatttctggTAAAGACTTGCACGTTGCTGTGCCGATAAaccagtaaaatgttttgctcctATTAGATTTCTTGAAACTGTACCTTGAGCATGGCCTGCTGGTCCTCACTGTATTCCACCTGTGCTGTTGAGAGGTTGAGGACGCCCCGCTCCACCGGGTCTTTGTCGCTGTTGTAGATGAAGACGTAGGGTCGGCGCACAACCACAAAGTGCTTCACCCATGAGTTGGAGCGAGGCTCCATGAAGCTCAGGAATCCCTTCTTGGACACAACAGACCTGGGAACAAAGGAGATCAGTAAAAATAAGATTTGTTTTTTGAGCAGAAGAATTAGATCAATCTGATTTGCTTCCAATAGAAATCATCCATGTTCACCAGTAATTTCTTCCTGGATTAGATGACACAATTTTCTGTCTATGTTTGGGCTGCGAGATTCATCTCATAATGACACTTAAAATGGTGTCACTGCAGACACATGCTTCAGGTGAAGACCAAAGGTGGCAGCACTCACCCTGGCCTCATTTCTTCAATATCAGGCTCCAAGTTGAGGAACTCGTTCTTTCCAGCCCGTGCTAAGTACGAGGACTCCAGTGTGGGAACCATCGGGAAGTTTTCATAGTCTGAGCAGGAGGGACTGGAGGCACGGGAGCTGTTCTCTGGTGTCCTTATGAACAAAATACACCAAGTTAACACCTCGCTAACAACCTGCCAATAGCACCTTTGgatgtttgtaaaaaaatatacatcaatcaaatcaaagtttTACTTCTGGTCTAAGGAGCCACAGCGGgagtcagacagagaggggcaggtggaggagggggtgagggtGGCGCTGCTGAAGCTGGTCACTGACGGATCACGTCCCATTGGTGAGATGTCCGACAGCTGGAGAAGAAATGCACACTATTTTTGGAAAGGTTGATGCTCAAATAAAACTGAGCTACACAAATACAggtaaaatacttttttaaatatatttaaa
The sequence above is drawn from the Hippoglossus hippoglossus isolate fHipHip1 chromosome 7, fHipHip1.pri, whole genome shotgun sequence genome and encodes:
- the pgd gene encoding 6-phosphogluconate dehydrogenase, decarboxylating gives rise to the protein MAEADIALIGLAVMGQNIIMNMNDHGFVVCAYNRTVSKVHDFLKNEAKGSKVIGAESLEDMVSKLKTPRRIILLVKAGQAVDDFIDKLVPLLEAGDIIIDGGNSEYTDTTRRCKSLKEKDLLFVGSGVSGGEEGARYGPSLMPGGHKEAWPHIKDIFQSIAAKVGTGEPCCDWVGDDGAGHFVKMVHNGIEYGDMQLICEAYHLMKDVLGMNHDEMAEAFNSWNKTELDSFLIEITANILKYRDTDGTPLLPKIRDSAGQKGTGKWTAISALEYGTPVTLIGEAVFARCLSSLKDERVEASNRLSGPQGVKFSGDKKAFLEDIRKALYASKIISYAQGFMLLRQAAKEFGWTLNYGGIALMWRGGCIIRSVFLGKIKEAFDRDAELQNLLLDNFFKDAVKECQESWRRTVSTGVQHGIPMPCFTTALSFYDGYRHEMLPANLLQAQRDYFGAHTYELLSKPGCFIHTNWTGHGGNVSSSSYNA